The genome window AAACCGAAGCGGTCTGCATCGTCCACTGCGACATGGATCTCGCGGCCAGAGAGGAAGTGAATGCCAGCGACCTGTGCAAACTTCCGGTTATCGTCCTGGGGCCCAACAGTATTCTCCACATGGAAATCCTGTCGGTGTTGTGCGCCGAATGCCCCGGGTTCTTGCCGCGGATCCAGGTTCGCTATCCGTGGTCTGCCTGCTCGATGGTAGGGCAGGGAATGGGCGTCGCCATCGTCGATCCATTCACGGCCCTTGAATTTGCCGATGACAAGGTCGTTTGCCGGCGTTTCCGGCCCCGCATCCCGTACACCTTTTCGACGCTATTTCCACCGGGCGGCGAGGCGACCGGCTTGGCGCGCATATTCGCGGATCAGTTTTGCGAGTGCATGCGGAGCGAGTTCCGGGTGGGGCTGAGCGGCGATGCCGCAGACCGGTGATGCCGATGGCCGATCGGGGCAAAACGTTTGGTTATACTTGGATACAGATATAATATTTGATCGGATTGTCGTGTCTTGATACTGTTTATAGTATGTTATATATTATAACAATTCTCTAAGTGTCGATCTCTTGACGAAGTACATATGTATTGGGAGTTGCTCATGAAAGCAAAAATTTCGACAGCTATACTGTCAATATTTGCGGCTTGGCTATTTAGTGCCGCAAGTTCTGCTCAGAATTTACCAGATGTTAAACTGAAGGTGATCGGTCCGCAGTCGCGGGGCGTGGCTTGGCACCTGATCGTCAAGCCGTTCTGGGACGAAGAACTGCCGAAGCTCTCGAACGGAGCCATACAGCCGGACTTGGCCAGTATTACCGAGTTGGGCTTGTCGGGATCCGAGGTCTTTCGGCTGTTGAAGATGGGTGTGGCCGACCTTGGGATCATCGTTATGGGCTATGCGTCCGGGGAAGTCCCCGAACTCGACGGTTTCGATCTTGCCGGCGCCGTCCCCAATGTAGAAGCCCTCGGAGCGGTAACCACCGCTTATGGGCCGGTGGTCAACGACATCATGCTCAAACGGGTGGGACTCCGCGTTCTTGGTTATTTCCCGTTGGGCCAGCAGGGGCTCTGGTGCAGCACCCCGATCTCGGGCATCGGGGATCTCAAGGGTAAGAAGGTTCGGGTTTTCGCGACCACCCAGGCCGATTTCGTCGTCGCGCTCGGAGGGTCGCCGGTAACTATGCCCGCCACGGAAGTTCCGGCGTCGCTTCAGCGCAAGGTCATCGATTGCGCCGTCACGGGCCTGTTGTCGGGGAATATCGGCAAGTGGCCGGAGGTCACGAGTCACCTCTATCCCATTAACTTCGGCTGGGCGATGATGACCGTGGTCATCAATCAGAAGTCTTGGGATCGACTTGGCAAAAATGTCCAGGATTTCCTGACCGACAAGATCCAGAATGTCATGATCGCCCGGGCCTGGGATCTGGCGCGCGAAAGCGATGATCAGGGAATCTGGTGTTCGACCGGAGACAGCCGTTGTTCCTGGGGATCCAAGGAAAGCGTCACTCGCTACAACATCAAACTGGTGCCGTACACGGACAGCGATGATGCAATTCGCAAGCGGGCGCTGGAAGAAGCCGCTCTCCCGGAATTCGCGAAGCGGTGTGGCGCTGAATGTACGTCTGCCTGGAATACCGCGGCGGGCAAGGCACTCGGCGTGCAGGCCAAGGCAAAGAAATAATCCACCCGAGAGAGGTTGGAATGAAACTTGCTTGAAGGCCTGTCGGGGGGCACGCCTGCCCCCCGACCCCTTCCGGTGAGGTTCCCGCCGAGATTGAGAGATGACCGAATCATTGTTTGATCGCTTTTTGAGCCGCTGCTGGTGCCAGCTTGAACGTCTGTCGACTGCCTTGATCTATGTTGGGGGCGGATTGCTGATCGTGTGCTGCCTGCTGGTCGCGGTCGAGGTTGTAATTCGCAAGACTCTTAACCAATCGCTGCAAGGGGTGGACGAGATCTCGGGCTACTTTTTTGCCGTATTCACGGTCTGGGCCTTTTCTTACGCTTTATTCAGGCGGGCCCACGTGAGGGTCGATGCCCTCTATCTGCACCTCCCGTCCGGCATCCAGCGGATTCTCGATATCGTCGCCCTGCTGTCGATGGCGATCATTTTCACCCTGCTGAGCTATCAGGCTTGGGGAGTGCTGGCCGAGACCGTCCGTATCGGAGCCCAATCCAACACGCCGCTGCGCACGCCGCTCTGGATTCCGCAGGTGTTTTGGATGATGGGGCTGTGGCTTTTCGCGCTCAATATTTGGATCGTCCTCACGCGCTCGGTCCTCGCTCTGCTTCGGGGCGACATGAAGGCGGTGGAGGCGATGGCGGCAGCGCCTTCGATCCATGAAGAGACGCGCGATGATGTCGAAACGGCGCGCGCAGAAGCGGAACAAGCAAGAAGCTGACTGCCCGCCGGTTGGCTATCGAAAAGAAGGACGTCTGGAGAAATGCTCGGTACTGCCGTTCTAGCCATCGTAATTTTACTGGCACTGGCGCTTCCGGTGAGCGCGGTGATGGGGTGGTTGGGGATCATTCTCGATCAATCGTATTCCCACTTCGGATTCTATCAGGTGATGGGTGAGGTCTTTTGGACGCATGCCCATTCATTTACCCTGCTTCCCATTCCGTTGTTCGTCTTCCTCGGCGAGGTCCTCGTCCGTTCAGGGATCGCGGCGCGGATGTACGCCGCAATGACCCATTGGCTGGGCTGGCTTCCCGGCGGCCTGATGCACGCCAACATCGGTGCCAGTACCATGTTCGCCGCAAATTCCGGATCGAGCGTCGCTACCGCGGCGACGATCAGTGTGCTGGCCATTCCTGAAATTTTCAAACGAAAATACAATGAAAGACTGTTCCTGGGCAGTATTGCGGCGGGAGGAACACTGGGAATTCTGATTCCGCCATCGATCAACATGATCATTTATGGGTTTCTGACGGATACCTCGATTCCGCAACTCTACCTCGCGGGGATCATCCCCGGATTCCTCCTCGCTTTTTTCTTCATGGCCGTGATCCTGATCGCGTGTTTGGTTCGCCCCGAGTGGGGCGGCGTGCGCGAACACACTGACTGGCCG of Shumkonia mesophila contains these proteins:
- a CDS encoding TRAP transporter substrate-binding protein, which codes for MKAKISTAILSIFAAWLFSAASSAQNLPDVKLKVIGPQSRGVAWHLIVKPFWDEELPKLSNGAIQPDLASITELGLSGSEVFRLLKMGVADLGIIVMGYASGEVPELDGFDLAGAVPNVEALGAVTTAYGPVVNDIMLKRVGLRVLGYFPLGQQGLWCSTPISGIGDLKGKKVRVFATTQADFVVALGGSPVTMPATEVPASLQRKVIDCAVTGLLSGNIGKWPEVTSHLYPINFGWAMMTVVINQKSWDRLGKNVQDFLTDKIQNVMIARAWDLARESDDQGIWCSTGDSRCSWGSKESVTRYNIKLVPYTDSDDAIRKRALEEAALPEFAKRCGAECTSAWNTAAGKALGVQAKAKK
- a CDS encoding TRAP transporter small permease subunit gives rise to the protein MTESLFDRFLSRCWCQLERLSTALIYVGGGLLIVCCLLVAVEVVIRKTLNQSLQGVDEISGYFFAVFTVWAFSYALFRRAHVRVDALYLHLPSGIQRILDIVALLSMAIIFTLLSYQAWGVLAETVRIGAQSNTPLRTPLWIPQVFWMMGLWLFALNIWIVLTRSVLALLRGDMKAVEAMAAAPSIHEETRDDVETARAEAEQARS